A window of Flavobacterium flavigenum contains these coding sequences:
- a CDS encoding heavy metal translocating P-type ATPase, with translation MENKAHKNTEQSCCAHSEKAYGNVGKKRSAESHSADDGHDHSGHSHDDGHDHGNMEGGMFKMFLLPVLSFMLLIAAIVMDNWISQSWFAGPVRLGWYLVGYLIVGYAVIKDAIMSIIRGDIFSEFLLMSIATIGAFSIGEYPEAVAVMLFYGVGEVFQTLAVSRAQRNIKSLLDQRPDAVTILIDGKPKIIKAADANIGDVIQLKPGEKLGLDGELLTDSASFNTAALTGESKPDTKTKGEIVLAGMINLNVAAQVKVTTAYTESKLSRILELVQHATSQKAPTELFIRKFAKIYTPIVVVLAAGICFLPYFFINNYDFNTWLYKALVFLVISCPCALVISIPLGYFGGIGAASRNGILFKGSNFLDVMASIQNVVMDKTGTMTEGVFKVQETVFKPEFDKDEILKLLNAVESQSSHPVATAIHEYVGETDSSIKIESTEEIAGHGLKAFIDGKEFLAGNFKLMDKFGISYEVDTSSIVYTTIAVAFDKKFVGYITIADSIKEDSQKTIEGLHKLNIKVTMLSGDKSAVVKFVADKLGIDKSFGDLLPEDKVNKVKEIKAKMGTVAFVGDGVNDAPVVALSDVGIAMGGLGSDATIETADVVIQDDKPSKIPLAICIGKQTKKIVWQNISLAFVVKAVVLILGAGGLATMWEAVFADVGVALLAILNAVRIQKMRF, from the coding sequence ATGGAAAATAAGGCTCACAAAAATACTGAACAATCCTGCTGCGCACATTCTGAAAAAGCTTACGGAAACGTAGGGAAAAAAAGAAGTGCAGAAAGCCATTCGGCTGATGATGGTCATGACCATTCCGGACACAGTCATGATGACGGGCATGACCATGGCAATATGGAAGGAGGTATGTTTAAAATGTTCCTTTTGCCTGTTTTGTCTTTCATGCTTCTGATTGCCGCAATTGTCATGGATAACTGGATTTCTCAGTCGTGGTTTGCAGGACCAGTAAGACTAGGATGGTATCTTGTGGGTTACTTAATTGTGGGTTATGCAGTTATAAAAGATGCAATTATGAGTATTATCCGTGGAGACATTTTTTCAGAATTTTTGCTAATGAGTATTGCGACTATTGGGGCATTTAGTATCGGAGAATATCCTGAAGCAGTAGCTGTAATGCTTTTTTATGGAGTAGGAGAGGTTTTTCAGACACTTGCTGTTTCGAGGGCACAAAGAAATATTAAAAGCCTTTTAGACCAAAGGCCAGACGCAGTTACTATTCTTATTGACGGAAAACCAAAAATAATTAAGGCCGCAGATGCTAATATTGGAGATGTAATTCAGTTAAAACCCGGAGAAAAATTAGGGCTTGACGGCGAACTTTTGACAGATAGTGCTTCATTCAATACCGCTGCGCTGACCGGAGAAAGCAAACCTGATACCAAAACAAAAGGAGAAATTGTTTTGGCCGGAATGATCAATTTAAATGTAGCAGCTCAGGTTAAAGTGACTACAGCTTATACAGAGAGTAAACTAAGCAGAATTTTGGAGCTGGTACAGCACGCAACTTCCCAAAAAGCACCAACAGAATTATTCATCAGAAAGTTTGCAAAAATTTATACTCCTATTGTGGTAGTCCTTGCTGCCGGAATTTGTTTTTTGCCTTATTTCTTTATAAACAATTACGATTTTAATACCTGGTTATACAAAGCGCTTGTATTTTTAGTTATTTCCTGCCCTTGTGCTTTAGTTATTTCAATTCCGCTTGGTTATTTTGGAGGAATCGGTGCAGCTAGCCGTAATGGAATTTTATTTAAAGGCAGCAATTTCTTAGATGTGATGGCCAGTATTCAAAATGTGGTAATGGATAAAACCGGCACTATGACTGAAGGGGTTTTTAAAGTTCAGGAAACTGTCTTTAAACCTGAGTTTGATAAGGATGAAATACTAAAGCTGCTCAATGCTGTTGAAAGTCAGAGTTCGCATCCTGTTGCAACTGCTATACATGAGTATGTTGGTGAAACAGACAGTTCAATAAAAATTGAAAGTACCGAAGAGATTGCCGGACACGGACTAAAAGCGTTCATTGATGGGAAAGAATTTCTGGCGGGTAATTTCAAGCTGATGGACAAGTTTGGTATTAGTTATGAGGTCGATACTTCTTCAATTGTGTACACTACAATTGCTGTAGCTTTTGATAAAAAGTTTGTGGGATACATTACGATTGCTGACAGCATAAAAGAAGATTCTCAGAAAACCATAGAAGGGTTACACAAATTAAATATAAAAGTTACAATGTTAAGCGGAGATAAAAGTGCTGTAGTGAAATTTGTAGCTGATAAATTAGGAATTGATAAATCATTTGGTGACCTGCTTCCTGAAGATAAAGTAAACAAGGTTAAAGAAATTAAAGCAAAAATGGGGACAGTTGCTTTTGTGGGAGACGGTGTAAACGACGCTCCCGTAGTAGCGCTTAGTGATGTAGGAATTGCGATGGGAGGACTCGGAAGCGACGCTACCATTGAAACCGCTGATGTGGTAATTCAGGATGATAAGCCTTCGAAAATACCATTAGCTATTTGTATTGGAAAACAAACCAAAAAAATAGTTTGGCAGAATATAAGTTTGGCATTTGTGGTAAAAGCGGTAGTGCTTATTTTAGGAGCCGGAGGACTGGCAACAATGTGGGAAGCCGTTTTTGCTGATGTTGGAGTTGCTCTGCTGGCGATCTTAAATGCAGTGAGAATTCAAAAAATGCGATTCTGA
- a CDS encoding Fur family transcriptional regulator → MKKSTEDVFKDKDIRLTTMRILIYEYLETVTAALSLAEIEKYFHKADKVTIYRTLQTFLEKGLVHKILDENTTKYKLCAEICSEESHKDMHLHFYCKKCHETTCKEEIVFPENMNSRLQIDEIQILAKGICDKCLK, encoded by the coding sequence ATGAAAAAATCGACTGAGGATGTTTTTAAGGATAAAGATATTCGTTTAACTACGATGCGTATCTTAATTTATGAATATCTGGAAACGGTTACAGCTGCTTTATCATTAGCTGAAATTGAGAAATATTTTCATAAAGCAGATAAAGTAACTATATATCGAACATTGCAGACCTTTCTGGAAAAAGGTTTGGTTCATAAAATTCTGGATGAAAATACCACAAAGTATAAGCTTTGTGCCGAAATATGCAGTGAGGAAAGTCATAAAGACATGCATTTGCATTTTTATTGTAAAAAGTGCCATGAAACGACCTGCAAGGAAGAAATTGTTTTTCCTGAAAACATGAATTCCAGGCTGCAGATTGATGAAATTCAGATTCTGGCCAAAGGAATATGCGATAAATGTTTAAAATAG
- a CDS encoding efflux RND transporter periplasmic adaptor subunit: MKVKIKILIAVVATFSLISCQQKNNENASETEKPGAGKEQGHTEEEATIATLTEDQIKAVGITLGTIENKNLTASIKVNGALRVPNNNKANATSLYGGVIKSLKVQLGDHVRKGQVIATIENPQFIQLQEEYLTIGSKMILADQELRRQKELQEGNAGALKNLQSATAEVNSLRARKASLQKQIQLMGINPAGISASGLRSALTVTSPVSGTVSSEFAKIGSYVDVSSPVVEIVDNTLIHLDLQVFEKDLPMVKIGQTVNFTLTNNPNTSYTAKVFNIGSSFENESKTVAIHCTVTGNKTGLIDGMNITAMISIGNALTAAVPNDAIAEADGKYYIFAKTDKKPKMHDEHGDDGEPGEEHNEEKEKEINSNSVNFEKIEVSKGVSELGYTAITPVKEIPEGTKIITKGTFFVNAKLSNSGEHEH, from the coding sequence ATGAAAGTCAAAATAAAAATTCTAATTGCTGTTGTTGCTACTTTTTCCTTGATTAGCTGTCAACAAAAAAATAATGAAAATGCTTCTGAAACCGAAAAACCCGGTGCAGGAAAAGAACAGGGACACACAGAAGAAGAAGCCACAATTGCAACTCTAACCGAAGATCAGATAAAGGCTGTGGGAATTACGCTCGGAACTATTGAAAACAAAAACCTGACTGCTTCGATTAAGGTAAACGGGGCCTTGCGGGTTCCTAATAACAATAAAGCCAATGCAACTTCATTGTACGGTGGCGTGATTAAATCGCTCAAAGTACAATTGGGAGATCACGTGCGCAAAGGGCAGGTTATTGCTACAATCGAAAATCCTCAGTTTATTCAGCTTCAGGAGGAATATCTGACTATTGGAAGTAAAATGATACTGGCAGACCAGGAATTGAGACGTCAGAAAGAGCTTCAGGAAGGAAATGCGGGCGCTTTAAAAAACCTGCAAAGTGCTACGGCTGAAGTGAATTCACTTCGCGCACGAAAAGCATCACTTCAAAAACAAATTCAGCTCATGGGAATAAATCCGGCAGGAATTAGTGCTTCGGGTTTAAGATCAGCACTGACAGTCACTAGTCCTGTAAGTGGAACAGTAAGCAGTGAGTTTGCCAAAATCGGAAGTTACGTAGATGTTTCTTCCCCGGTAGTTGAAATTGTAGATAACACCCTTATTCATCTTGATCTTCAGGTTTTCGAAAAAGATCTTCCGATGGTAAAAATTGGACAAACAGTAAATTTCACGTTAACCAATAATCCCAATACATCTTATACGGCAAAAGTATTTAATATTGGCTCATCATTCGAGAACGAAAGCAAAACAGTTGCGATTCATTGTACTGTTACAGGAAATAAAACAGGGCTTATAGACGGAATGAATATCACTGCCATGATCAGTATCGGAAATGCTTTGACTGCTGCTGTTCCTAATGATGCTATTGCTGAGGCAGATGGAAAATATTACATTTTTGCCAAAACGGATAAAAAACCGAAAATGCATGATGAACATGGAGACGATGGTGAACCCGGTGAGGAACATAATGAAGAAAAAGAAAAGGAAATAAATTCCAATAGTGTGAATTTTGAAAAAATTGAAGTTTCAAAGGGAGTTTCAGAATTAGGTTACACAGCAATTACACCTGTGAAAGAAATTCCGGAAGGAACTAAAATTATTACCAAAGGTACCTTTTTTGTCAATGCCAAACTAAGTAATTCAGGTGAGCACGAACATTAA